The Heliorestis convoluta genome includes the window ATTTTTGCGACTTTTTCTTGCCATTTTGCCGAATTGGTATTTTGATAGCGAGCCATAGAGAAATGTTGAGGCCCCTGGCCTTCTTTAAGCATGGCAATCGTTTCTAGCATAGCACCGGCTGTATCTAGAGAAGTCAGGCAAGGTACGCGATATTCAGAAGCTTGTCTACGAATTCGAAAGCCTGGACGCCCCGCTACCTTACCACGAGTCGGCGTATTGATAATCAAGGAAATGGCGCCATCTTTGATCTGATCCAGGAGGGGTTGAATGGCATACCCTTCAATGTCAACGGCTGAAACAGCCACGCCGGCATTGCGTAAAGCTTCTGCTGTCTGTTTGGTTGCAATAATTGCAAAGCCTAGTTCGGCGTAACGGCGTGCGAGATAAACTGCTTCTTCTTTATCTCTTTCTGCGACAGACAGAAGGAGTGTACCACCGGTAGGAATCTTCATTCCCATTCCGATCATGGCTTTATAAAGAGCGGAAGAAAGGTCAAAGTCTACACCCATGACTTCGCCTGTCGATTTCATTTCAGGGCCTAAAGAAATATCGACGTCTGTTAGTTTCTCAAAAGAAAAGACGGGTGCTTTGACGATTTTGTAAGATGTTTCTGGCCACAAACCGGCTTCAAAACCAAGCTCTTTTAACTTTTTGCCAAGCATAACTTCAATGGCTACTTTGACCATCGGTACAGCTGTTACTTTGGACAAGATAGGAACGGTCCGGGAGGCGCGAGGGTTTACTTCTAAGACGTAGACTTTGCCTTTTTCAACGACATATTGAATGTTGAGCAAGCCGACAACGCCGAGCGCTTTGGCGATGCGCATTGTATAGTCAACGATGGTATCTCTTTCTTCTGCTGTTAAAGTTTTGTGGGGATACACAGCCATGGAATCACCAGAATGGACACCGGCCCGCTCAATATGTTCCATTATGCCAGGAATAATTGTTTCTTCTCCATCGCTAATTGCATCGACTTCCACTTCTTTGCCTCGAATGTATTTGTCGATCAGGATGGGGTGTTTGGGACTGATGAGTACAGCCTTTTCCATGTACGATTCAAGGTCTTCTACGTTTTCTACCACTTCCATAGCTCGACCGCCAATGACATAGCTAGGACGTACAAGAACAGGGAAACCCAATTCCTGGGCTATTTTTTTCGCTTCTTCTGCTTTCGTAGCTGTCATGCCTTCTGATTGCGGAATTTGCAGGCTTTTTAGCAATTGTTCAAATTTTTTGCGATCTTCAGCGAGATCGATGCCTTCTAAAGGTGTACCTAAAATCGTAACACCATGTTCATGCAATCCTGCTGCTAAGTTAATCGCCGTCTGTCCACCAAACTGAACGACCACGCCTTTGGGCTTTTCTTTATCTACAATGTTCAGTACATCTTCTAAGGCCAGTGGTTCGAAGAATAGTTTGTCTGATGTATCAAAATCTGTTGAAACGGTCTCGGGATTGTTGTTAATAATAATCGATTCAAGACCTTTATCTTTTAAAGCCCAAGCCGCGTGGACGGAGCAATAGTCAAATTCAATACCCTGTCCTATTCGAATGGGCCCCGATCCTAGAACGATTACTTTTTCGCCTGTTGTTTCTTTCACTTCATCTTCTGCTTCATAAGCCGAGTAATAGTAGGGCGTATGAGATTCAAATTCTGCAGCGCAAGTGTCTACCATCTTATAGACTGGAATAATGTTATAAGATTTGCGTAGATCCCGTACTTTTTGCGTTGATTGGCCTGCGATTTTAGCAATTTGGTAATCTGAAAAACCGAAAACTTTGGCTTTTCGTAAGGTCTCCTCTGACAAAGGCCACTGTTCCAGCTCTTTTTCTTGATCGACAAGTCCTTTAATTTTTACCAAAAACCAGGGATCGATTTGGGAGTTCTGATGGATTTCTCGAACTGTCCAATCACGACGGAAGGCTTCTGCAATGGCAAAAAGTCGCTCATCATCAGCTCCTGTGATCTTGTCTTCCAATTCCATCTCTGTCCAAGTGGCTGCACCGGGATAGCGCAGGCCATAGACGCCAATTTCTAAAGAGCGTACTGCTTTTTGCAAGGCGCCTTCAAAGGTGCGATCAATGGACATGACTTCGCCTGTTGCTTTCATCTGTGTCGTGAGGCGTCGATCGGCCGTAACGAATTTGTCAAAAGGCCATCTCGGAATTTTGAAGACAACATAATCTAAAGCTGGCTCGAAGCAAGCACTTGTTTTTTGTGTAACAGGGTTTTTGATCTCATCAAGGGTAAGGCCAATGGCGATTTTGGCGGCCATTTTAGCAATGGGGTAGCCTGTTGCTTTCGAAGCTAGGGCTGATGAGCGACTTACGCGAGGGTTCACTTCGATAACGATGTACTGGTTGCTCTTGGGGTTAAGGGCATATTGAACGTTACAACCGCCTTCTACTTTCAAAGCACGAATGATTTTTAAGGAAGCGGAGCGGAGCATTTGGTATTCTTTGTCTGTTAAGGTTTGGGAAGGGGCCACAACAATAGAGTCACCTGTATGTACGCCTACAGGATCAAAATTTTCCATGTTACAGATGGTGATGCAGTTGTCGGCACCGTCTCGCATGACTTCATACTCAATCTCTTTCCAGCCTGCCACACTCTGCTCTAAAAGAACCTGACCTATCATGGACTTTTTCAAACCGAGATCGCAAATGGTACGTAATTCTGTTTCATTGTGGGCGATGCCGCCACCAGTGCCTCCTAGCGTATAGGCAGGTCGAATGATCAGGGGATAACCCGTCTTGTCAGCAAAAGCTACAGCTTGATCGAGGGTAGAGACGATATCAGATAGCGGAATCGGTTCGCCGATCTCTAACATGGTTTTCTTAAAAAGCTCTCGGTCTTCTGCTTTTTTGATCGTTTCTAAGTTCGTGCCAAGCAAGCGAACGTTATATTTCTCCAGAACACCTGCTTCTGCGAGTGCGACAGCTAAGTTTAAACCTGTTTGACCACCTAAAGTAGGCAATAAACCATCAGGACGCTCCTGATCGATGATACGCGTCAAGGTAGGAACATCTAAAGGCTCGATATATACATGATCTGCCATGTTGGCATCGGTCATGATAGTTGCAGGGTTAGAGTTTACTAAAACTACTTCGAGCCCTTCTTCTTTTAAGGCCTTGCAGGCTTGTGTACCAGCATAGTCAAACTCGGCAGCTTGACCAATGATGATCGGTCCAGAACCAATGACCAGGACTTTTTGTAATTTTTGATCTTTTGGCAAGGCCAGTTCCTCCTCTATTTCGCCTTTGCTTCCATGTTGGCAATAAATTCATCAAAAAGAAAGGCTGTGTCTTCAGGACCCGGAGCCGCTTCCGGGTGATACTGCACAGAGTAGACAGGTAAATGGCGATGACGCAGTCCTTCTACGGTGCCATCATTGACATTGCGATGACTTACTTCAACAAACTCGGGCAAAGACTCTTCTTGAATGGAGTAGCCGTGATTTTGTGACGTAATATAGACGCGACCCGTTCTCAAATCCTGTACAGGATGGTTACCACCACGGTGGCCAAATTTCATCTTATACGTATCACCACCGAAGGCCAGTGAGAGCAATTGATGGCCTAAGCAGATACCAAAAATTGGTATGTTCTTCTGGGGCTCTAAAAAATTCTTGATCACCTCAATGGCTGCCGTAGCATCTTTGGGATTGCCAGGACCATTGCTTAAAAAGATGCCTTGCGGTGAAGCTGCTTGAATTTCTTCTACTTTCGTGTGAGCGGGGAAAACCATGAGCTGCAGATCAAGACTCTTTAACATGCGCAAAATGTTTTCCTTGATTCCTAAATCAATGACGGCCACACGAAAGCCTTCGCCGGGAATCACATAAGATTGCGGTGTGGTAACTTTTTCAATCAGGTGTGGACCGGAGACAAGGTGCTGAGAAAGTTTTTGCAGATGGACTTTCCAGGTCTGATACGCTTCGTTAGGGACCAGATCCCGAATCTCATCCATCGTCATGATGGCACCACAATGTTTCGCTGCGATGGCTTCGCCTTCCCAGACTTTTTCTTCAGGGCCTCCCATTAAAATGGCGCCTCGCAAAGCCCCACATTGGCGTATGCGGCGCGTCAAAGCCCTGGTATCGATGCCTTCTAGACCTGGAATGCCCTGTTGCGCTAGGTAGTGCTCAATCGTTTTTTCAGAGCGATAGTGGGAAGGTCGTGCACAAGCTTCACGAACCAAAAAGCCACGCACTTGAGGCTTTACCGACTCTACATCATTGGCATTGACGCCATAGTTCCCGATGAGAGGATAGGTCATGGTTACAATCTGACCGCAGTAAGAGGGGTCCGTTAGTATTTCTTGGTATCCTGTCATCGCCGTGTTAAATACGACTTCGCCTGTAACATTGGCCTGACAACCAAAAGAGCGACCTTTCATAATGGTGCCGTCTTCTAGAAGCAGGTATGCGTTTTTGGTACGAGTCTCCTTTTTTGTACTCATTTTCTTCACCCTTTTCCTGCTTCTGTTAAGACTTCATCTAGAATCGTTATGGCTTGGTCTATATCCTGACTTTGAATCGTCAGGGGTGGCAAAAAGCGTAAAACATTGCCAGCGGTGCAGTTGATAATTAGACCTTTCTGCAAGCAAGAAGAGACAATCGATGCACCTTCTCGATTCAATTGGCAAGCTAGCATAAGGCCAAGACCTCGTACTTCCACAATCATAGAATGGCGAGTTGCTAACTTTTTTAATTCTTCTTGAAAATAAGCACCCATGGTCTGGCAGTGCTTAACTAGACCATCTTGTAGCAACACTTCCATGACAGCCAATGCCGCTGCCGTCACCAAGGGGTTACCGCCGAAGGTAGAAGCATGATCGCCGGGGGAAAAAGCGTCTGCTACTTCATCGGATGCTAGTAAAGCGCCGATAGGAGTGCCTCCTCCAAGCGCTTTAGCCAAGGTCATAATATGTGGTTTTAGTCCGTAGTTTTCGTATGCAAAGAGCTTTCCAGTTCTCCCCATACCGCTTTGCACTTCATCAACAATGAGAAGTACATCTTTCTCTTTTACGAGTTGGGCTAGGCCTTCCCAATAGGAGCGTTCTGCTACGTTAACGCCACCTTCGCCTTGCACAGGCTCAATCATAATGGCGCAAGTTTGTGGCCCCATGACTTTTTGTAAGGCTTCTAAGTCGCCAAAGGGTGCATAGCGAAAGCCTGCAGGCAGGGGTGCAAAGCCTTCCTGATATTTTGGCTGTCCTGTAGCGGTTAGGGCTGCTAAGGTTCTCCCATGAAAAGAATGTTCCATGGTGATGATTTCATATTTTTCTTCGCCCCATCTTTTTTTGGCATATTTGCGAGCCAGTTTGATGGCGCCTTCGTTTGCTTCTGCACCGGAGTTACAGAAGAAAACTTTGTCAGCAAAAGAGTTTTCTACTAGCATTTGGGCCAGCTTATTCTGTGGCTCAATCCAATAAAGGTTGGAGACATGCAGTAGCTTGGCAGCTTGTTCTTGAATGGCTTTTACGACCTTAGGATGGCAGTGTCCTACAGAGTTAACAGCCAGTCCTGACAGAAAGTCCAAGTATTCTTTTCCGTCTCCATCCCACACGCGAGCGCCTAGCCCACGCACCAGGGCAATGGGCAGTCGTCCGTAGGTGTTCATAACATAGTGACGACCTTGTTCGACTTGCTCTTGATTGGTCATCATAGACCAGACGCCCCTTTCATTTATCTACTTAACAACCATCGTCCCGATACCCTGATCGGTAAACACTTCTAATAGCAGTGAGTGCGGGATTCGACCATCGATTATATGTGTCGTACCTACACCGCCTTGCAAGGCTTGTACACAGCAGCGAACTTTTGGAATCATGCCTCCACTGAGAATGCCTTCTTCCATCAAGGGCTCTACTTGATTGATTTGCAAAGAGGAAATAAGGCTATCAGGATCGTTTCGATCCCGTAAAATGCCTTCTACATCGGTCAATAACACCAACTTGTCAGCGCCTAAGGCCTGGGCAATCTCTCCAGCTGCCGTATCAGCATTGATGTTATAGGCTTCTCCCCCTTCACCAGCACCAATGGGCGCAATAACGGGTATATAGCCTTGTTCTATGAGACCTCGAATGAGATCAGGATTGATTTTGACGACATCGCCCACATAGCCGATATCGGTAGGAATTCGTTCGCCGGCTTCATTTTTTACGACTTCAAAGCGTTTTTTCGCTTTGATTAAACCTCCATCTTTCCCGCACAAGCCGACAGCTTTACCACCTTGCCGTTGCAATCTCGCCACAATTTCTTTGTTCACTTTGCCGGCTAAGACCATTTCGACCAGTTCCATGGTTGCTTCATCGGTGACGCGCAACCCTTGGATAAAGGTAGATTGCAAGCCGACTCTCTGAAGCATGCTATTGATCTCAGGACCGCCTCCATGAACGATAACAGGGTTGATCCCAACATATTTCATTAATACAACGTCTTTGATTACTGCTTCTTTGAGGTCATCGTTCAGCATGGCTGCACCGCCGTATTTGATTACGACAGTCTTTCCTGCAAACTTTTTTATGTAAGGCAGGGCTTCTACGAGAATCCCTGCTTTTTCGAGCGCACTGTTCAAGCCTTCATCTCCCTTAGGTTCTGTAGTCAGCATTGATTTTTACATAGTCATAGGTTAAATCACAGCCCCAAGCCCGTGCTTCGGAGCAACCATTTTTTAGATCGGCTGTGATGATGATTTCTTTCTGGGCAAGAATCTTCGATGCTTCTTCTTCTGAAAAGTCAAGAGCTTCTCCATTGCTGGCTGTCTGAATCGTTCCAAGGTAAATATCAACCTGGCCAGGGTCAAATTGGGCGCCTGAATAGCCTATGGCGCATAAGATACGGCCCCAGTTGGCATCAGCACCAAAAATGGCTGACTTGAACAAGCTAGAGCTGATGACGGTGCGAGCTGCTTTTTGAGCATCTTCTTCTGTGGCCGCACCTTTGACGCGCATTTCTACCAACTTGGTAGCACCTTCTCCATCTCGAGCAATCGCTTTGGCCAAATGAATGGATAAGGCAATGAGCGCTTCTTCAAAAGCATCATACAAAGGTCCTTCTTCTACGATGGCAGGTGCATTGGCCATGCCATTGGCCAGTACTAATGCCATGTCGTTGGTAGAGGTGTCACCGTCTACAGAAATCATATTATAGGAAAGCTTTGTTGCTCTTTGCAATGCTTTTTGGAGCAAGGGTTCCGCGATTTTTGCGTCAGTCGTATAAAAAGCAAGCATGGTAGCCATATTGGGGTGAATCATACCAGAGCCTTTGGCCATAGCCCCAATGGTAATAGTTTGATCAGCCACAACGATTTCTACTTTACCTGTTTTTGCAACCAGATCCGTTGTCATAATCGCCTGTGCTGCTTTGTATCCGCCATCTTTTGATAAAGCTTTGGCCAGTGCTTCGATTCCTGCTTGAATGCGGTCCATGGGCATCTGTTGACCAATAACGCCGGTAGAAGACACAACCACTTCTTCTGCTTGTAATTCTAAAGCTTGGGCTGTCGTAGTCGCCATCAATCGGGCATTATCTAATCCTTGCTGGCCTGTACAAGCGTTGGCATTGCCAGCGTTTACGACGACGGCTCGTACAGGCCCCTTTGAAAGATGATCTTTTGTTACTTGCAAAGGGGCTGCCTGAACTTTGTTGGTTGTATAAACAGCAGCAGCTGTGCAAGGCTTCTCGCTGAGTATTAAAGACATATCGAGCCGGCCTGCTTTTTTGATAGCTGCTTCCACACCAGCTGCTTGAAAGCCCACGGGTGATGTTACATTTCCTTCTTGAACAATCGGGTTCATCGCTTTCTCCTGCCTTATTTGCTTTTCTTGTTGATTTACGGCCAAATCCCTGGTCTGTCAATGCCCTCTGTCTCTGGCAGGTCAAAGAGTAGATTCATATTCTGAATCGCTTGACCAGCAGCACCTTTTACGAGGTTATCTATGGCTGTCGTAACAATAAGGCGCTTTGTTCTTTCATCAATGGTTAGACCGATAAAGACATAATTGGAACCGTAGCACCATTTCGTCTCTGGCCACTGATTCTCTTCTGTAATATGAATAAAGGGTTCTCCCCCATAAAAGTCTTTATAAATTTGCCGCACTTCAGTGGCTGTAATAGAAAGATTCTCTTGCAAGTCACAATAAATCGTAGCTAAGATGCCTCGTGTCATCGGCATAAGGTGTGGCGTAAAAGAAAGAGTTATGTCTTCTGGTGCAAGACCGAGCAAGGCGGCTGCTTCTTGTTCTATTTCCGGTGTATGGCGATGGGTTGCCACACCGTAGGCTTTCACGTTCTCGTTCACTTCTCCGTACAAAGAGCCTAACTTCGCACTTCGACCAGCACCGGAAATGCCTGATTTGGCATCTATAATAATTTTTTGAGGATTGACGAGTTTATTTTTCAAAAGCGGTGCCAGCCCCAGAATTGAAGCCGTGGGATAGCAACCTGGATTGGCTACGATGACGCTTTTTCGAATCTTATCTCGATTGAGCTCCGGTAAACCATAAACAGCTTGTCCTAATAGTTCTGGTGCCTCGTGCTTTGTCTTATACCAGCTTTCATAGGTCTGAACTTGTCGAAACCGGAAATCGGCGCCTAGATCGATAACTTTTTTGCCCTGGCGATAGGCTTCCTGCGCCCAGGGAACAGATAAACCATGAGGTAGCGCAAGAAAAACGGCATCTACATCCGCCATGAGAGCTTCTACATTTTGCGCCTGACAAGTCAGACCGACGTGGTCTGTTAAGCTAGGATATACTTTTTCATAGGGCTGATCGACATAACTTTGTGATGTTAGGGCTACAATTTCTACTTCTCGATGATGACTGAGAAGGCGCACCAGCTCAGCACCTGTATAGCCTGTTGATCCTACAATTGCAACTCGAATCATCGATTGTCG containing:
- the carB gene encoding carbamoyl-phosphate synthase (glutamine-hydrolyzing) large subunit → MPKDQKLQKVLVIGSGPIIIGQAAEFDYAGTQACKALKEEGLEVVLVNSNPATIMTDANMADHVYIEPLDVPTLTRIIDQERPDGLLPTLGGQTGLNLAVALAEAGVLEKYNVRLLGTNLETIKKAEDRELFKKTMLEIGEPIPLSDIVSTLDQAVAFADKTGYPLIIRPAYTLGGTGGGIAHNETELRTICDLGLKKSMIGQVLLEQSVAGWKEIEYEVMRDGADNCITICNMENFDPVGVHTGDSIVVAPSQTLTDKEYQMLRSASLKIIRALKVEGGCNVQYALNPKSNQYIVIEVNPRVSRSSALASKATGYPIAKMAAKIAIGLTLDEIKNPVTQKTSACFEPALDYVVFKIPRWPFDKFVTADRRLTTQMKATGEVMSIDRTFEGALQKAVRSLEIGVYGLRYPGAATWTEMELEDKITGADDERLFAIAEAFRRDWTVREIHQNSQIDPWFLVKIKGLVDQEKELEQWPLSEETLRKAKVFGFSDYQIAKIAGQSTQKVRDLRKSYNIIPVYKMVDTCAAEFESHTPYYYSAYEAEDEVKETTGEKVIVLGSGPIRIGQGIEFDYCSVHAAWALKDKGLESIIINNNPETVSTDFDTSDKLFFEPLALEDVLNIVDKEKPKGVVVQFGGQTAINLAAGLHEHGVTILGTPLEGIDLAEDRKKFEQLLKSLQIPQSEGMTATKAEEAKKIAQELGFPVLVRPSYVIGGRAMEVVENVEDLESYMEKAVLISPKHPILIDKYIRGKEVEVDAISDGEETIIPGIMEHIERAGVHSGDSMAVYPHKTLTAEERDTIVDYTMRIAKALGVVGLLNIQYVVEKGKVYVLEVNPRASRTVPILSKVTAVPMVKVAIEVMLGKKLKELGFEAGLWPETSYKIVKAPVFSFEKLTDVDISLGPEMKSTGEVMGVDFDLSSALYKAMIGMGMKIPTGGTLLLSVAERDKEEAVYLARRYAELGFAIIATKQTAEALRNAGVAVSAVDIEGYAIQPLLDQIKDGAISLIINTPTRGKVAGRPGFRIRRQASEYRVPCLTSLDTAGAMLETIAMLKEGQGPQHFSMARYQNTNSAKWQEKVAKIMKS
- the carA gene encoding glutamine-hydrolyzing carbamoyl-phosphate synthase small subunit, with the protein product MSTKKETRTKNAYLLLEDGTIMKGRSFGCQANVTGEVVFNTAMTGYQEILTDPSYCGQIVTMTYPLIGNYGVNANDVESVKPQVRGFLVREACARPSHYRSEKTIEHYLAQQGIPGLEGIDTRALTRRIRQCGALRGAILMGGPEEKVWEGEAIAAKHCGAIMTMDEIRDLVPNEAYQTWKVHLQKLSQHLVSGPHLIEKVTTPQSYVIPGEGFRVAVIDLGIKENILRMLKSLDLQLMVFPAHTKVEEIQAASPQGIFLSNGPGNPKDATAAIEVIKNFLEPQKNIPIFGICLGHQLLSLAFGGDTYKMKFGHRGGNHPVQDLRTGRVYITSQNHGYSIQEESLPEFVEVSHRNVNDGTVEGLRHRHLPVYSVQYHPEAAPGPEDTAFLFDEFIANMEAKAK
- a CDS encoding acetylornithine transaminase, with translation MTNQEQVEQGRHYVMNTYGRLPIALVRGLGARVWDGDGKEYLDFLSGLAVNSVGHCHPKVVKAIQEQAAKLLHVSNLYWIEPQNKLAQMLVENSFADKVFFCNSGAEANEGAIKLARKYAKKRWGEEKYEIITMEHSFHGRTLAALTATGQPKYQEGFAPLPAGFRYAPFGDLEALQKVMGPQTCAIMIEPVQGEGGVNVAERSYWEGLAQLVKEKDVLLIVDEVQSGMGRTGKLFAYENYGLKPHIMTLAKALGGGTPIGALLASDEVADAFSPGDHASTFGGNPLVTAAALAVMEVLLQDGLVKHCQTMGAYFQEELKKLATRHSMIVEVRGLGLMLACQLNREGASIVSSCLQKGLIINCTAGNVLRFLPPLTIQSQDIDQAITILDEVLTEAGKG
- the argB gene encoding acetylglutamate kinase, which encodes MNSALEKAGILVEALPYIKKFAGKTVVIKYGGAAMLNDDLKEAVIKDVVLMKYVGINPVIVHGGGPEINSMLQRVGLQSTFIQGLRVTDEATMELVEMVLAGKVNKEIVARLQRQGGKAVGLCGKDGGLIKAKKRFEVVKNEAGERIPTDIGYVGDVVKINPDLIRGLIEQGYIPVIAPIGAGEGGEAYNINADTAAGEIAQALGADKLVLLTDVEGILRDRNDPDSLISSLQINQVEPLMEEGILSGGMIPKVRCCVQALQGGVGTTHIIDGRIPHSLLLEVFTDQGIGTMVVK
- the argJ gene encoding bifunctional glutamate N-acetyltransferase/amino-acid acetyltransferase ArgJ; translation: MNPIVQEGNVTSPVGFQAAGVEAAIKKAGRLDMSLILSEKPCTAAAVYTTNKVQAAPLQVTKDHLSKGPVRAVVVNAGNANACTGQQGLDNARLMATTTAQALELQAEEVVVSSTGVIGQQMPMDRIQAGIEALAKALSKDGGYKAAQAIMTTDLVAKTGKVEIVVADQTITIGAMAKGSGMIHPNMATMLAFYTTDAKIAEPLLQKALQRATKLSYNMISVDGDTSTNDMALVLANGMANAPAIVEEGPLYDAFEEALIALSIHLAKAIARDGEGATKLVEMRVKGAATEEDAQKAARTVISSSLFKSAIFGADANWGRILCAIGYSGAQFDPGQVDIYLGTIQTASNGEALDFSEEEASKILAQKEIIITADLKNGCSEARAWGCDLTYDYVKINADYRT
- the argC gene encoding N-acetyl-gamma-glutamyl-phosphate reductase produces the protein MIRVAIVGSTGYTGAELVRLLSHHREVEIVALTSQSYVDQPYEKVYPSLTDHVGLTCQAQNVEALMADVDAVFLALPHGLSVPWAQEAYRQGKKVIDLGADFRFRQVQTYESWYKTKHEAPELLGQAVYGLPELNRDKIRKSVIVANPGCYPTASILGLAPLLKNKLVNPQKIIIDAKSGISGAGRSAKLGSLYGEVNENVKAYGVATHRHTPEIEQEAAALLGLAPEDITLSFTPHLMPMTRGILATIYCDLQENLSITATEVRQIYKDFYGGEPFIHITEENQWPETKWCYGSNYVFIGLTIDERTKRLIVTTAIDNLVKGAAGQAIQNMNLLFDLPETEGIDRPGIWP